TGCCCGCCCCCCGCATTTTTTATGTTTTTAGTCTGTCCAGATCATTCTGCCTTTCATGCTTCCGGCTTCGTTGCTGTAATAAGTTTGCCACTTGCCGTTGCAATAAGGGGTTTCAACAGGGAAGTAGACGAATTTCATCTGGAAAGGTCCCATTAAGTACTCCTGGGGAGGGTCGGTATCAGGACCGTAGACCCAGGTCCATTCGCCTTCGCAGTATGCTTCCTCGGGGCTGATGACGATGATTTTGCCCTTGAAATTGCCGAATCGGCCGTTTTCATCTGACCAGGTTCCCCAGAAATCATCGCCCTTTATCTGGCCTTTCCAGGTTTGCCAGGCGTATATAGGGAAATCGGTGGAGCCGATTGGAGGCGAGCATACGCCCTTTCCCTGGCCTATCCAGTTTCCGTCCAGTTGTGCGAATGCCGGTATTGCGCCGACTAGGAGGATTGCAGTCAAAGCAATCAGGAGTGATTTACGCATTTTTTCTCCTTTCTTTCGTTGTTTTGCTAGGGTTCTACCCAATAGCCTTTCATATATCCGTGGTAAAGAGCATCATCATTTGTGGCTTTCCATTCGCCATGACAGGAACTTCCGTCGCGTCTGAAGAGCATGTTGAAGGTACCCATTTTATAAACCTGAGGAGGGTCGACTTTTTCGTTCCACCAGGTCCAGGTTCCCTGGCAAGCTATCTCTTCAGGCGTACCAAGCAGAGCCTTACCCCTGAAGGTTCCGTGATTGCCGCTTGCATCGTACCAGTCTCCGTAGAAAACATATCCTATCTCATCGGGGTTAGGTTCAAAACGGCCCTTCCATTCCTGCCAGGGATACATTGGCGCCGAAGAAGGAGTAGGTATCGGGTACGGGCACCAGCCCTCTCCTGCGCCTGTCCATGTACCAACAGGTTGGGCAAATGCCGGTGCTGCCGCAAGCATTATTGCTGCGGCTGCTAAAGCGATTGTTATTTTACGCATTTTGTCTCCTTTGATTTTCAGGGCAAGGCGTCGCCCTGGATGGTCCTGGGCGGCACTGTAGGATGAGGCGATGCCCAAGATCCGCTGCATACGCGATTATGGCAATAGAAAATAATATGAAATGTACCCATTGTTGCTTCCTTGGTCGGTGTTATTCTCCATGTCCATTTTCCATCAATAATCGCTATGTCACTGCTGATAATTGTAATTGAGGTATGATAGAATCTTCCATTGTGAGCTCCATCCGTCCATGTGCCTGTGAAACTGTCTTCAGTTGGAGGGATTACGCCTGTCCATGACGACCAGGGCTGCAGTACAGCCGGAGGGAACGGCGGCGAGGGCGGAGTGCACGTACCTGTGCCGACTCCGTCCCAGTTTCCGGCGAGTTGAGCTAAAGCAGGCGTTGCGGCTGCAAGAACGAGTACCGTGATTGCGGCAAGTATCAGTTTACGCATCCTTGCTCCTTTTGATCTGTTGCTCTTACCATCGGTCGCCGGTCATTGCTCCAGAGAAGCCTGCCGGGATGAAGGAGTGCCATTCGCCATAGCAGACTCCGTTGCTCCAGTAGAAGGTCATCTTGAAGTCGCCCATCTTCTGGCCGGGCTTCTTCTCCCAGTACCAATAACCCTTGTATACTGCTACGTCGGGACCAAGGACAACCATTGAGCCCTTGAAGGTGCCTGAAGTTGCGCCCGGCACCCATGTGACATCCGTCCAAGTGCCTTCAAAAGTCGAGTGATCGACCGAAATCGTGCCGCTCCAGTCTCTCCATGGATCGAGAGGAAAACCGTATGAAGTGGGTATCGAACCGGTTCCTGTCCCAGCCCAGGGGCCTGAAAAGTGCGCGAACACAGGAACGCTCAAGACCAGTAGTTCAAAGATTGCCAATGTCATTATGGATTTGCGCATTTTTCTCCTTTCATCGTTTGTTGAAGGTGTCGAGGGACTCGGCCCTCGACACCTCGGTTTGTTCAATCAACCTGTGCGCCTTCCATTGTTCCGCGATATACGGCGCTAGACGTGTACCATTCACCCTTGCAGGTCAGGTCGGCATAGTAGAAGCGCATGGTGAAGTTCCCCATGACTATCTCCTGCGGCGGGTCGGTGTAGGGGTTTATTACCGTCCACTGACCGTTGCACACGGCGAAGGTGGGCGTCGATAGAAGTATCAAACCGCTGAAGTTGCCTTTATACCCCGGACCATCGTACCAAGAGCCCTTGAACGATGTCCCTGTAGCCGGAATTTCGCCTTTCCAATTCTGCCACGGGTTCATCATAACGGGTAGGGGTGTCGGAAAGGGCGGCGGGCATATACCTTCGCCGGTGCCTTTCCAGGTTCCGGGAAGAGACTGTGCCATGATCGGTGTTGCCGCTATCATCGCTACTGCAATGACAGCCAGTATTATTTTGCGCATTTCTTCTCCTTCTTTTTTGTTTTAATGTGCCTCCGTCTCCTGATTTTATTAGGGTGTGTGAGGGCGGGTAACGCCCTCACATCAATAGCTATTGATTATTAGTCCTGGTCTTTTCCTTCCATTGTGCCTACAGCACTCGTCGAAGGCCAGATGGTTTTCCACGAGCCTTTGCAGTAATCCTCGATGAACATGAAGGTCATCTTGAACTTGCCGCCGACTACGGGCTCTGCAGACGTTCCATCCGGATCATACCAGGTCCATTCACCTTCAGCTATTGCCTCTTCTTCGATAGGCGGAAAGTATATGTTGCCTTTGAAGGTTCCGTAGTTGCCAAGTTCGTCGTACCATTCGCCTTCGAAGATGGGCGCATCCTGGTCTTCCGTTTTGTATACTTCGCCTTTCCAGTTTTGCCAAGGGTATATTACTACGCCTGGATGGGGATAGCAGTTACCTTTTCCGGAGCCTGCCCAGGTTCCCCAAAGGTCTGCCGCTAGCGGCGTCGATGCAATCAGGCATAAGGCTGCAACGACGAGAAGGGTTTTTTTGAGATTCACGTTGCTTCTCCTTTTATTTGTTTGATTGAGCCTCCTCATCCTGTTCTGATGCGTTGACGTGCTCACAGTTTCTCTTTGCAACGAATCGAAATTCAGTCTACTCTTTCGCCCTTCATTGTTCCTCGAGCGCTTGCGGAAGGCCATACGCTGCTCCAGGTTCCTTTGCAGTAGCCTTCAAGAAAATAAAAGGTCATGCTGAACTTTCCGCCGACTACAGGTTGCGTTGATGGTACGGTCGGGTCAAGCCAGGTCCATTCACCGCTGAAGCGTCTTTCTTCGGGTATAGGAGAAGGAAGTGGCGTGCCTTTGAATGTGCCATGGTTGCCGCCGGAATCCCGCCATTCGCCTGAAAACACATCTTCGGCATCAGGGATTTCGCCTTTCCATTCCTGCCAGGGGTATATTACAATGCCGGGGTGGGGGATGCAGCTTCCTGTTCCTGAACCTTTCCAAGTTCCTGAAAGCTGAGCGTTTAGCGACGCTGCGCCCAACGCAAAGAAAACTGAAAGCGCTATAGCGATTCGCCTCGCGTTGATCATTTCTCCTCCTAGGTTAGTATGTTCGCCTCCTTCCTCCTGGTTTAATCAGGCTTTCTTCTTTAGGCCCGATAGAAGTGATATCAATCTACCTTCCTTCCCTTCATCGTTCCTGAATAGATGCCCGAAGGGATGTGTCCTTGCCATTCGCCGTAGCAGTGTATTCTGCCATAGGGTGGGTATTTGAACTTCATTGAGAAAGGACCCATCCAGCGATATACGGGCGGATCGAAACGGTTGTCTATCCAGTACCAATCACCTCCGGCATAGGCTTCCTCCTCTGTTACAAACAGAATTTCCGACTTGAATGTGCCTTGATTTCCGTCGCCGTCGTACCATTCGCCTGAAAATACGTTCTGTGTGTTTGGAATAGACCCTTTCCAGTTCTGCCATGGTTTCATGTATTCATTCGGATAGGGGACAGGAAACGGACACCAGCCTTCACCCGTTCCTGCCCAAGTGCCTGCAATCTGAGCATAGACAGGAGTAATCCCGAGCAATAAAAACACTGCAATCGCCAGGGCTGCCATCTTTTTATTGTTCACGACTCCTCCTTATGTTATTTATTTTTATTCGATTCTTTTCCCTTCTATTGTTCCGTTGTCTAGATTGTAATTCGTCGACCACTTGCCTTCGCATACCCAATCATTGTACTTGAAGATTATCTCGAACGACCCCATATCTACCAGATCACCCGATTGTCTAAGCCATGTCCATTTACCTCGGCACAAGGCTTCGTCAGGTGTCGATAATATTATCTTGCCGCGGAACTGCCCATAGTTTTCGTCTTCATCAAGCCATACTCCAACAAACTCGCCTGCGTTGAAATCACCCATCCATTCCTGCCAGGGGTGAATGGGGACAGGAGTGGACGCAGGAGATGGAGGGACGGTTTCTCCTGTACCTGTTCCTAACCATCTGCCAGTTGCCTGAGAAAATCCCCTATTCGCCAGAGCCATCACGACCAATAAAGCAATACTGAAAAAAGATAACTTTTTTGACATGTCTCCTCCTTTATGCTAAAAAGAGATTATTACAATCTCTTCTTAAATGGAGTATAAGAAATACAAAGGATGTGTCAATAGTTTTGAATGCAACTTATATATATATTTTTTTGAATAAAAATATATTATAGTATACTTAATGCCGGGGTTCGAGTTTATGAGTTCCTGAGGTCTATATTGGGACGGAATTATCCTGTTAAAACTTCTCTTTCATATCCTCAGGCATCAAGAAAAGATCGGCCGGCCCTAGGACCGCCCTTCCATCGACCTCGTCCAAGAGCTTTTTTGTCTGTTCGCGAAGAGCAGGCCAAGATGAATCCAGATAAGGCTTTGCCAGATTCGCAATGTTCTTCTTGATTTCGGAGGTTTTCTCGGAGTCTGCAAGCTGTCTGTAAGTATTCCTAATAGTCCTGATGAGTATTGCACGCCGAATATCTGTCTGGCTCTTTCTGATTTCAGCAGTTAAGTTTTCAATCGCCGGTTTACCTAGAGAAGCGACCGCAGACATAGCAGCAAGCTTGACTGAAAAAGATTCGTCGAAAATTCTAGGCATCAATGTCGCTAATGATGCGGTATCTTTTATTTCCGCAAGAGCGGAAACCGCTCTCAGCCTCATTCGTTCCTTGTTGTGGTTGGCGTATTTTGAAATAAGCGAGACGGCTTTTTTCTCTTTGAGACTACCGAGGGCGGCGATAAGAGAACCCGCAAGGCTGTCCATCGATTTATTTTCAAGCATTTTCAAAAGGGTGTCGCCCGCACCGTCGATTTTAAGCTGACCGAGAAGATAAATAGAATTCCTTACTATGGTGTCGTTGGTTGAGTGCAGACCTTTGAAGAGATAATAACCGGCAGTGTCTTTGAATTCCGAGAAATAAAGCTCAACAGCTCTCTGCACCAATCCGTCGTAAGTCGAGAATTCGTAGTTGAAGATGTAATATACGGCCGAGGCGCCGAATTGTTCCTTGAGCATCTTTCTTGCGGTTCTGACCTTGCCAATATCAGCTCTTACTTCCCAGAGCGAGGCGTAATGAAAAAGTCTTGCTATCTTTGCGGAATCCGTTTTCATTGTATCGAGTTCGGGGAAGGCGGCTGTCGTATCCTCCCACTCCTCCTTTTTGGGTTCCACCGCCTCCAGATCCATGCCTATAGCCATCGACCCGGAGGGCCAGACGTCGTTGTTGCTTCCTTTGTCTTTCTCAGCATATCGATCATCGCCCTGTAAATCAATAAACAGTCCGATTCCGCCTGTGCCGCGCGACCAGTTTGCTCCTCCCTCGCTCAAAGCTTCCCTTGAAGCGTAGTCATCGTTGCCTCTCGTATCTACGAATATTCCGACCGAGTTAGTCAAGCCAATACCCTGCCCGCCTGATGCGTAGTATACGTCGTCGCCGTCCTTGTCCATAAGCCAGCCCACTGCAAGGTCATGGCCCTCGCCCTGTGAGGGACCGAAGCGCGAAAAGTAGTGGTCATCACCCTCCATATCGAACAGTCCGCCTACCGAAAGGTGTATACCGGCACCCTGCGAGTACTGGGCAGCCGTGTAAAGGTCGTTTCCCTGCTCATCAAGCATCATTCCTAATGCGAACCAGTAAGAAGTAGCTTGAGCGTAAACCTCCCCTATATACTTGTCGTTACCGTTTTTGTCATACAAGAAGCCTATTCCTCCAGATGACACATCCCGCCAGCCGAAGCCGAATCCCTGCGCGAAGGAGCGGTATTGGTCCGGATCAAGCGGCATATGCAGATACTGGCCTCCGGCGTAGTATATATCATCGCCTTCCTCGTCCGCAAGAAGACCGTAGCCCAATGGTCCGCCTAATCCTTGAGCCCAGCTGTAAGACCTGTATTGATCATCGCCGTGTCTTTCTATCATTATTCCGGTTCCGAAATTACCTGCGGCCTGAGTGAAATATCCGGCTCGATAACTATCAACACCTTCTTCGTCAATCAGCATTCCTGTTGCGAATATGGCCGCACCCTGGGATATATGAAATGCGTTGTATGAATCATCGCCCTCAATATCCCAGAGCAGCGCCGAACCAAACAGAGCCGCTCCCTGATTCACGAGCTTGGAGCCGTTACGGTAGACGTCGTCGCCCGATAGATCAAGAACAAAACTTACGGGCGAACCAAGTCCACCTACTGCGCCTGCCACACGACCCTCGTATATGTCATTCCCGCCAAGATCCACTATGACGGCAAAGTTGGCGGTATAGACGTTGCGCCAGGGACCTCCTATAACCGCTTTCTGACCGTTGCCCAGATCGTATACGGCATAGACTATTCCTTCAACACCATCAACCTGTGTATCGGGAGGATTCTCCTGTTCCAGGAGTCTTTCCGCTAAAGGAATCAATCCCTCTACTCCTTCGGCAAGAGTCGCTCCTGCAACATTGAGTTCGTAGACATCCACCTTCTTTGAGAGCCTGAGCAGGTTCACTAGCTTCAAGCCGTATCCTGTGTCCCTCGGCACGCCGAACTCCATCTCCAGCGCACCGGCGTATCCCTTTTGGAGCGAATCCGCCTCATCTGACCACAGAGCCGGAGCGGTGTATAAAAGACTGTCGCGTTCAGCCGAAGAAAGCCCTGCGAACGCTTTCTGAAGATGTTTGTCCGTAAGAGCGAAGATTTCTTTTATCTTTTGTTCCACGTCCTTGCTTTTAGGTGATTCAGGACTCGCTGTTCTTCCCGTTATTTCCTCCGAAGTCATAGAAAAATATTCCGAAGGGCTTATGCATCCTTTAACTCTCTCACCAGCTCCGATGACGTAATCGGGTACGTACAGCGGCTTATCCATGAGGTTTGATACTGCCTTAAGTCTGAAACTGTCAGGTATCCACTGCTTGTCGTACTCCAGGTCCTTTGCGGACAGATTCATGAGTTCCAGCCCTTGGAGAAGATAGTCGCGTTCAACGTTCCAAAATGTGTCGGGCGCTGCCGTAATAATCGAAATAAGAACCAAGATAATCAAACATCCTCCTTAAAAAGCGAGGAGCTGCGGCTTGCGGCGCGCAGCTCCGTTGTAATATTAAGTTTCAATCAGGCGTTTTCATGAATCAGAAAGCCGTTCGCCAGGGTCGACATCAAACGCTACAAGCCCCGAAACAAGCTTTGGGTAGAAATCGGTTGATTTCTGAGGCATTTTTTCGCCGGCTTTAGATACCGCTTCTACCTGATCAACCCTTGTTGGATTCATGAGGAATAGCATCTCGAATTCGCCCCTATCGACTGCCGCCATCGCCTTATCCGCATAGCGTTCGTATTTGATAAAGGATTCGATTTCATCCTTGGATATCGCGAGGAGCTTTTCGATAACCAGCATGTGTAATACCGACACATCGAGCGCCTTAACTTCGGGACTTGAATCAGCCATTATTTCATCCATGATTTTCTGATTCTTGAGAACCAGAAGCAGGGTTTTATTCTTGCTGTAGAGTCCGAAAGAGTGTTTTGATGCTTCCCGTTTCAGTTCATTCATGAGTTCGGATTTCTGAACTTCTTTAACATCGAAGTATTCATGAAGTGCTCGCTCGAACTCACCAAAGGGTGTCTTGAGTTTTATGACAAAACGATGAGTCGGCAGTACAAGAAGACCGGGATCAAAGAGATTTACAAGGGTAACCATTCTGTAGTTGAACGCGCTGTCCGCAGGTGCATCCGGAATTCTTTCCTTCAGATAATCCCTTAAGGCAAGAGCGGTTTCGTATCTGTGATGACCGTCTGCTATCATTACGGGCAGCGCGGACAATACATCCTGCGCTTTCTTGATTATCGCCTTATCCGTGACTCTCCAAACCCTGTGGATGCAACCGTAGTCGTCAGTAGCCTCCATCAAAGGTTTTTGAGATATAGGTTCGGCAAAAAGCTTTTCAATGGTGCATCCTGGGTCGCCGTATAACATGAAGACCTGTTCATAGTTCTTCAGGGTTTTGGTAAAAAGGCTGAATCTATCTTCTTTTGCACTCTTAAGAGTTCTTTCGTGGGGTAGAACGACTTTGTCTTCATAAGGGTGGAGCCTTAGAGCGGCTATGAAGCCGGTGCGGGTCACAGGATTCGGATTTGCTTCCGTTTTGTAGGTCTGCGTGTAAGGGTATAGCGCCGGCTCATCATCCTTGATGAGAATTCCTTCAGCTATCCACTTATTGAAGAAATCATAGGATTCCTGGTAACGATCGGCTTCGCGTCCGAAGATAAGTCTCACGTAATTGTCCGCATGTCTCTTGTAGTACTCGGCCTGCATCTCAGGAGTAATCTTATCGTAAGGCTGCGTGATTACCTGAGAAAGGTCTGCAATCTTTCGAGGATTGTACCTTAGTCCGCGGAAGGGTTTTATTTCTGCCACTATTTTGCCTTTAGAGCCTGGATGACGCGGTCTGCAATCTGGACGCCTGCGCGAACCTGGCCTTCTTCGGCCTGGGCTCCTACGTGCGGGGTCACGACCACGTTTTCAAGGGTGAAGAGTTTGTGACCAACGGCGGGTTCGGTCTCAAAAACGTCAATGCCCGCCGCGCGGAGCTTTCCCGAGGTAAGAGCTTCATAAAGCGCTTCCTCATCGACTACGCCTCCTCTGGCAGCATTCACGAGAATGGCTCCATCCTTCATCTTCGCGAATTCTTCGCGGCCAATAAGGTAGTGCGTTTCTTCGGTATGCGGGATATGAAGGGAAAGGAAATCGACCTCGGGCAGAAGTTCTGAAAGATCCTTTGACTTTCCGAAATGTGTCTCAGGTACGTAAGGATCATAGAAAAGAACCTTCATGCCCATGGCTTCGGCTCTTTTGCCGAGCTCTGAACCTATTCTTCCTATTCCGATGATGCCCAGGGTTTTTCCGTAAAGCTCAACGCCTTCGAACTTCTTTTTGTCCCAGCGGCCTTCCTTGAGACTTACTGTACCCTGACCGATGTGCCGGGCTG
The DNA window shown above is from bacterium and carries:
- a CDS encoding 3-phosphoglycerate dehydrogenase — protein: MKVLISDPIAPAGVAKLRDAGFEVVEKPGLSPEQLKNEIKDYDAIIVRSATKVKKDIIEAGTNLKVIGRAGVGLDNVDKDAAKERGIKVVNTPEATSISVAELALGLMLAAARHIGQGTVSLKEGRWDKKKFEGVELYGKTLGIIGIGRIGSELGKRAEAMGMKVLFYDPYVPETHFGKSKDLSELLPEVDFLSLHIPHTEETHYLIGREEFAKMKDGAILVNAARGGVVDEEALYEALTSGKLRAAGIDVFETEPAVGHKLFTLENVVVTPHVGAQAEEGQVRAGVQIADRVIQALKAK
- a CDS encoding HEAT repeat domain-containing protein, whose amino-acid sequence is MIILVLISIITAAPDTFWNVERDYLLQGLELMNLSAKDLEYDKQWIPDSFRLKAVSNLMDKPLYVPDYVIGAGERVKGCISPSEYFSMTSEEITGRTASPESPKSKDVEQKIKEIFALTDKHLQKAFAGLSSAERDSLLYTAPALWSDEADSLQKGYAGALEMEFGVPRDTGYGLKLVNLLRLSKKVDVYELNVAGATLAEGVEGLIPLAERLLEQENPPDTQVDGVEGIVYAVYDLGNGQKAVIGGPWRNVYTANFAVIVDLGGNDIYEGRVAGAVGGLGSPVSFVLDLSGDDVYRNGSKLVNQGAALFGSALLWDIEGDDSYNAFHISQGAAIFATGMLIDEEGVDSYRAGYFTQAAGNFGTGIMIERHGDDQYRSYSWAQGLGGPLGYGLLADEEGDDIYYAGGQYLHMPLDPDQYRSFAQGFGFGWRDVSSGGIGFLYDKNGNDKYIGEVYAQATSYWFALGMMLDEQGNDLYTAAQYSQGAGIHLSVGGLFDMEGDDHYFSRFGPSQGEGHDLAVGWLMDKDGDDVYYASGGQGIGLTNSVGIFVDTRGNDDYASREALSEGGANWSRGTGGIGLFIDLQGDDRYAEKDKGSNNDVWPSGSMAIGMDLEAVEPKKEEWEDTTAAFPELDTMKTDSAKIARLFHYASLWEVRADIGKVRTARKMLKEQFGASAVYYIFNYEFSTYDGLVQRAVELYFSEFKDTAGYYLFKGLHSTNDTIVRNSIYLLGQLKIDGAGDTLLKMLENKSMDSLAGSLIAALGSLKEKKAVSLISKYANHNKERMRLRAVSALAEIKDTASLATLMPRIFDESFSVKLAAMSAVASLGKPAIENLTAEIRKSQTDIRRAILIRTIRNTYRQLADSEKTSEIKKNIANLAKPYLDSSWPALREQTKKLLDEVDGRAVLGPADLFLMPEDMKEKF
- a CDS encoding DUF1015 domain-containing protein, translated to MAEIKPFRGLRYNPRKIADLSQVITQPYDKITPEMQAEYYKRHADNYVRLIFGREADRYQESYDFFNKWIAEGILIKDDEPALYPYTQTYKTEANPNPVTRTGFIAALRLHPYEDKVVLPHERTLKSAKEDRFSLFTKTLKNYEQVFMLYGDPGCTIEKLFAEPISQKPLMEATDDYGCIHRVWRVTDKAIIKKAQDVLSALPVMIADGHHRYETALALRDYLKERIPDAPADSAFNYRMVTLVNLFDPGLLVLPTHRFVIKLKTPFGEFERALHEYFDVKEVQKSELMNELKREASKHSFGLYSKNKTLLLVLKNQKIMDEIMADSSPEVKALDVSVLHMLVIEKLLAISKDEIESFIKYERYADKAMAAVDRGEFEMLFLMNPTRVDQVEAVSKAGEKMPQKSTDFYPKLVSGLVAFDVDPGERLSDS